The Stenotrophomonas rhizophila genome has a window encoding:
- a CDS encoding TonB-dependent receptor codes for MTYSNHRTRMPARRLLSSALVSCLLLGAAPSLMAQSATSSLRGQVAQAEAGTEVTATNVASGSVRRATTRADGTYSLMGLDPGTYDVVANGQTQKVTVTVASTATLNFSGAPANGSTANATNLDTVNVVAPTLLQEVRTSEVGKTVSLQQIQTTPQVSRNFLEFADAVPGMIFTRDAKGNTSLRGGATNADGTNVYIDGVGQKSYVKGGGVAGQSGSAGNPFPQLAIGEYKVISGNYKAEYGQVSSAAVTAATKSGTNEFKGEAFYRYTDEDMRAKTPAERQEGKTKEVSAEKEYGFALGGPIVQDKAHFFVTYEAKRFDLPVTIAPEGSVTNRVGLLPADAAAQLGPASQPFQQDLIFAKIDVEPTDNDRIELTFQDRDETQQQFSGQTAPSHGKETENTDRRYALRWNHSGERFYNELMLTHEDSFNNPVPLTIGNGYVYTAPDGTDDRTLVQIGGASALDSQVKGQKGWSIEDNLTLDGIEWAGDHTIKMGAKYKEIDLYASDAQEINPQFTYTLGDADFPSDIPYKAQFVKPVTGVTGVTGEVRSKVKQIGLFIQDDWQVNDHLQLNLGLRWDYEKNPSYLDFVTPPEVVAAIYSQDPRGPAGQTYADSLAASGLNINDYISNGRNRKAFKNAWQPRLGFSYDLNADEQHVIHGGAGRSYDRDLFDYLQLETTKLALPQPTIYFRNPATGACLNGQAACYDWDPNLLNGIQNLQALVGSTSNAGLEVDLLNNNLKAPYADQFSLGMSNQIGDWLTDATVARTLTYDGFAFTLGNRYPTGQFFDDPRLCGGTSPGLSQAWSCNIPGFGSLIIGQQGIKTRATQVLLSAQKPFTKESGWGTSIAYTWTTARHNRDINEHYAFDRGLITDYPTIRSNGAPRHRIVLTGSYAGFWDITFGGKITLATPTAVNDWYPVAQSSGFDLPTPGAAVPDGNGRFLVGGKIWGYRSVDLQATKTFKMPGDTELYARIDIINVFNFDNFSNYNYTKSNGKLLASYNETGDIVGTPRQVKAEVGFRF; via the coding sequence ATGACGTATTCCAATCACCGCACCCGCATGCCGGCCCGCCGCCTGCTGTCGAGCGCACTGGTCAGCTGCCTGTTGCTGGGCGCCGCACCTTCCCTGATGGCCCAGTCGGCCACCTCTTCGCTGCGTGGCCAGGTCGCCCAGGCCGAGGCCGGTACCGAAGTCACCGCCACCAACGTGGCCAGCGGCAGCGTGCGCCGCGCCACCACCCGTGCCGATGGCACCTATTCGCTGATGGGCCTGGACCCGGGCACCTATGACGTGGTGGCCAACGGCCAGACCCAGAAGGTCACCGTGACCGTGGCCTCGACCGCGACGCTGAACTTCAGCGGCGCTCCGGCCAATGGCAGCACCGCCAACGCGACCAACCTCGACACCGTCAACGTGGTCGCCCCGACCCTGCTGCAGGAAGTGCGTACGTCCGAAGTGGGCAAGACGGTCAGCCTGCAGCAGATCCAGACCACCCCGCAGGTGTCGCGCAACTTCCTGGAATTCGCCGACGCGGTGCCGGGCATGATCTTCACCCGTGATGCGAAGGGCAACACCTCGCTGCGCGGCGGTGCTACCAATGCCGACGGCACCAACGTCTACATCGACGGCGTGGGCCAGAAGAGCTACGTCAAGGGCGGCGGCGTGGCCGGCCAGTCCGGCAGCGCCGGCAACCCGTTCCCGCAGCTGGCGATCGGCGAATACAAGGTCATCAGCGGCAACTACAAGGCCGAGTACGGCCAGGTCTCCAGCGCGGCAGTGACCGCCGCGACCAAGTCCGGTACCAATGAATTCAAGGGTGAGGCGTTCTACCGCTACACCGACGAAGACATGCGCGCCAAGACCCCGGCCGAGCGCCAGGAAGGCAAGACCAAGGAAGTCTCGGCCGAGAAGGAATACGGCTTCGCCCTCGGCGGCCCGATCGTGCAGGACAAGGCCCACTTCTTCGTGACCTACGAAGCCAAGCGCTTCGACCTGCCGGTGACCATCGCCCCGGAAGGCTCGGTGACCAACCGCGTCGGCCTGCTGCCGGCCGATGCCGCCGCCCAGCTGGGCCCGGCCAGCCAGCCGTTCCAGCAGGACCTGATCTTCGCCAAGATCGACGTGGAGCCGACCGACAACGATCGCATCGAGCTGACCTTCCAGGACCGCGACGAAACCCAGCAGCAGTTCAGTGGGCAGACCGCGCCGTCGCACGGCAAGGAAACCGAGAACACCGACCGTCGCTACGCGCTGCGCTGGAACCACAGCGGTGAGCGGTTCTACAACGAACTGATGCTCACCCACGAAGATTCGTTCAACAACCCGGTGCCGCTGACCATCGGCAACGGTTACGTGTACACCGCACCGGATGGCACCGACGACCGCACCCTGGTGCAGATCGGCGGCGCCTCGGCGCTGGATTCGCAGGTGAAGGGCCAGAAGGGCTGGTCGATCGAAGACAACCTGACCCTGGACGGCATCGAATGGGCGGGCGACCACACCATCAAGATGGGCGCCAAGTACAAGGAAATCGACCTGTACGCATCGGATGCGCAGGAGATCAACCCGCAGTTCACCTATACCTTGGGTGATGCAGACTTCCCGTCGGACATCCCGTACAAGGCGCAGTTCGTGAAGCCGGTTACCGGAGTCACCGGCGTGACCGGTGAAGTGCGTTCCAAGGTGAAGCAGATCGGTCTGTTCATCCAGGACGACTGGCAGGTCAACGATCACCTGCAGCTGAACCTGGGCCTGCGCTGGGATTATGAGAAGAACCCGAGCTACCTGGACTTCGTGACCCCGCCGGAAGTGGTGGCAGCCATCTACAGCCAGGATCCGCGCGGTCCGGCCGGCCAGACCTATGCCGACTCGCTCGCCGCGAGCGGGCTGAACATCAACGACTACATCAGCAACGGCCGCAACCGCAAGGCGTTCAAGAATGCCTGGCAGCCGCGCCTGGGCTTCTCGTATGACCTCAATGCCGACGAGCAGCACGTGATCCACGGTGGTGCCGGCCGTTCCTACGATCGCGACCTGTTCGACTACCTGCAGCTGGAAACCACCAAGCTGGCGCTGCCGCAGCCGACCATCTACTTCCGCAACCCGGCCACCGGCGCCTGCCTCAACGGCCAGGCCGCGTGCTACGACTGGGATCCGAACCTGCTCAACGGCATCCAGAACCTGCAGGCCCTGGTCGGTTCGACCAGCAATGCCGGCCTGGAAGTGGACCTGCTCAACAACAACCTGAAGGCACCGTACGCCGACCAGTTCAGCCTGGGCATGTCCAACCAGATCGGCGATTGGCTGACCGACGCCACCGTCGCGCGCACGCTGACCTATGACGGCTTCGCCTTCACCCTGGGCAACCGTTACCCGACCGGCCAGTTCTTCGATGACCCGCGCCTGTGCGGTGGCACCTCGCCTGGCCTGAGCCAGGCGTGGAGCTGCAACATCCCGGGCTTCGGCAGCCTGATCATCGGCCAGCAGGGCATCAAGACCCGTGCCACCCAGGTGCTGCTGTCGGCACAGAAGCCGTTCACCAAGGAAAGCGGCTGGGGCACCTCGATCGCCTACACCTGGACCACCGCGCGCCACAACCGCGACATCAACGAGCATTACGCCTTTGACCGCGGCCTGATCACCGATTACCCGACCATCCGTTCCAACGGTGCACCGCGCCATCGCATCGTGCTGACCGGTTCGTATGCCGGCTTCTGGGACATCACCTTCGGTGGCAAGATCACCCTGGCGACCCCGACCGCGGTGAACGACTGGTACCCGGTGGCACAGTCCAGCGGCTTCGATCTGCCGACGCCGGGCGCTGCGGTGCCGGACGGCAACGGTCGCTTCCTGGTCGGTGGCAAGATCTGGGGCTACCGTTCGGTCGACCTGCAGGCCACCAAGACGTTCAAGATGCCGGGCGACACCGAGCTGTACGCGCGTATCGACATCATCAACGTGTTCAACTTCGACAACTTCTCCAACTACAACTACACCAAGTCCAACGGCAAGCTGCTGGCCAGCTACAACGAGACCGGCGATATCGTCGGTACGCCGCGCCAGGTGAAGGCAGAAGTGGGCTTCCGCTTCTGA
- a CDS encoding YciI family protein produces the protein MWYVIEGYDGTDVLAARLSARPAHLARLQALCDEGRLLLAGPCPAIDSEDPGPAGFSGSVVIAAFDSLTEAQDWAAADPYVEAGVYVRTEVRPFRKVLP, from the coding sequence GTGTGGTATGTGATTGAAGGCTATGACGGCACCGATGTGCTGGCCGCCCGCCTGTCGGCCCGGCCGGCCCATCTTGCCCGTCTGCAGGCCCTGTGCGACGAGGGGCGGCTGCTGCTGGCCGGCCCGTGCCCGGCCATCGACAGTGAAGACCCGGGCCCGGCCGGCTTCAGCGGCAGCGTGGTGATCGCCGCGTTCGATTCGCTCACCGAAGCCCAGGACTGGGCGGCGGCCGATCCCTATGTGGAGGCCGGGGTGTATGTGCGCACCGAGGTCCGCCCGTTCCGCAAGGTGCTGCCATGA
- a CDS encoding LacI family DNA-binding transcriptional regulator has translation MEGGEVNKAAITIKDVAREARVSVATVSRALNGHENVAEPVRKLVLEVAARLRYTPHAAARSLSSRRTNTIGVVLPDLYGEFFSELMRGIDNVARARRQHLLVSSYHGDQEQQGAALRAMRGRVDGLLVLSPYAESPGFLTDNLPQALPTVLINTYLPEQDHPVLSIDDHAGAMAMTAHLLEAGHRRIAFIGGPALNFDARERLRGFRDALAAFGGAAEGIELPGDFDEASGHRAGQELLAAGALPDAVFAANDMMALGCLYAFAQAGVRVPADVALAGFDDIPLARFVHPSLTTMQVSIAELGDKAATRLLQLMDGNNTETAGDKQTLVPRLIVRDSSSNGSTS, from the coding sequence GTGGAGGGCGGCGAAGTGAACAAGGCAGCTATCACAATCAAAGATGTAGCCCGCGAAGCCCGCGTCTCTGTGGCGACGGTATCGCGTGCGCTCAATGGCCATGAAAACGTCGCCGAACCGGTGCGCAAGCTGGTGCTGGAGGTGGCGGCGCGCCTGCGCTATACCCCGCACGCGGCGGCCCGCAGCCTGAGCAGCCGGCGCACCAACACCATTGGCGTGGTGCTGCCGGACCTGTATGGCGAATTCTTCTCCGAGCTGATGCGCGGCATCGACAACGTGGCCCGCGCGCGCCGCCAGCACCTGCTGGTGTCCAGCTACCACGGCGACCAGGAGCAGCAGGGCGCGGCCCTGCGGGCCATGCGCGGCCGGGTTGACGGGCTGCTGGTGCTCTCCCCGTATGCGGAGAGCCCCGGCTTCCTGACCGACAACCTGCCCCAGGCGCTGCCCACGGTGCTGATCAACACTTACCTGCCCGAGCAGGATCACCCGGTGCTGAGCATCGATGACCATGCCGGTGCGATGGCGATGACCGCGCACCTGCTCGAGGCCGGCCACCGCCGTATCGCGTTCATCGGCGGCCCCGCGCTGAACTTCGATGCGCGCGAACGCCTGCGCGGCTTCCGCGATGCGCTTGCCGCGTTCGGCGGTGCCGCCGAGGGCATCGAGCTGCCCGGCGACTTCGATGAAGCCTCCGGCCACCGCGCCGGGCAGGAGCTGCTGGCCGCCGGTGCATTGCCCGATGCGGTATTCGCGGCCAACGACATGATGGCGCTCGGTTGCCTGTACGCGTTCGCGCAGGCCGGCGTGCGCGTGCCGGCCGACGTGGCGTTGGCAGGCTTCGATGACATCCCGCTGGCGCGTTTCGTTCACCCTTCGTTGACGACGATGCAGGTGAGTATCGCCGAGCTTGGCGATAAGGCGGCGACGCGTCTGTTGCAGTTGATGGATGGCAACAACACGGAAACGGCCGGTGACAAGCAGACACTTGTACCGCGCCTGATCGTGCGTGATTCAAGCAGTAACGGTTCCACGTCGTAG
- a CDS encoding sugar ABC transporter substrate-binding protein: protein MLLVAGSLLLSACRKEPEGVTVRFWAMGREAEVVSELIREFEADNPGIHVDVQNIPWTAAHEKLLTAFAADGLPDVCQLGNTWIPEFAELNTLTPLAPFVAQSKVVDPADYFQGIWDTNVISGELVGVPWYVDTRLLYYRKDLLAKAGFDHPPRTWDEWNTMMAAIKKMQGPDRYAVLMPINEFEQQLSFALQQPDPLLRDHDTRGNFRSPGFRRTLAFYENMFARGWAPRMSETQISNVWDEFFKGFNVFYLSGPWNIREFKKLQPKELEGKWGTAALPGPDGPGAGIAGGTSLVIFRGSQQKEASWKLIEFLSRPDIQQRFHSIIGDLPPRRSTWEHPSLANDPLAQPFRDQLERVRPTPKVLEWERIVQEMRIVTEQVVRGGLDQDVAVNRLDDRVDKVLAKRRWMHEQRTQAEQDAAPEVLP, encoded by the coding sequence CTGCTGCTGGTTGCCGGCAGCCTGTTGTTGAGTGCCTGCCGGAAGGAACCGGAAGGGGTGACCGTGCGTTTCTGGGCCATGGGCCGCGAAGCGGAAGTGGTCAGCGAACTGATCCGCGAATTCGAAGCCGACAATCCCGGCATCCACGTCGATGTGCAGAACATCCCGTGGACGGCCGCGCATGAAAAGCTGCTCACCGCCTTCGCCGCCGACGGCCTGCCGGATGTGTGCCAGCTGGGCAACACCTGGATTCCCGAGTTCGCCGAACTCAACACGCTGACCCCGTTGGCGCCGTTCGTGGCGCAATCCAAGGTGGTCGACCCGGCCGATTACTTCCAGGGCATCTGGGATACCAACGTCATCAGCGGCGAGCTGGTCGGGGTGCCGTGGTACGTCGATACGCGCCTGCTGTACTACCGCAAGGACCTGCTGGCCAAGGCCGGCTTCGACCACCCGCCGCGCACCTGGGACGAGTGGAACACCATGATGGCGGCGATCAAGAAGATGCAGGGTCCGGACCGCTACGCGGTGCTGATGCCGATCAACGAGTTCGAGCAGCAGCTGTCCTTCGCCCTGCAGCAGCCCGACCCGCTGCTGCGCGACCACGACACCCGCGGCAACTTCCGCAGCCCCGGCTTCCGCCGCACGCTGGCGTTCTACGAGAACATGTTCGCCCGGGGCTGGGCCCCGCGCATGTCCGAAACCCAGATCTCCAACGTGTGGGATGAGTTCTTCAAGGGCTTCAACGTGTTCTACCTGTCCGGCCCCTGGAACATCCGCGAGTTCAAGAAGCTGCAGCCCAAGGAACTGGAAGGCAAGTGGGGCACCGCCGCACTGCCGGGCCCGGACGGCCCCGGCGCCGGCATCGCCGGCGGCACCAGCCTGGTGATCTTCCGCGGCTCGCAGCAGAAGGAAGCGTCGTGGAAGCTGATCGAGTTCCTGTCGCGCCCGGACATCCAGCAGCGCTTCCATTCCATCATCGGTGACCTGCCGCCACGGCGCAGCACCTGGGAACACCCCTCGCTGGCCAACGACCCGCTGGCGCAGCCGTTCCGCGACCAGCTCGAACGGGTGCGGCCGACCCCGAAGGTGCTGGAGTGGGAACGTATCGTGCAGGAAATGCGCATCGTCACCGAACAGGTGGTACGCGGTGGGCTGGATCAGGATGTAGCCGTGAATCGATTGGATGACCGCGTGGACAAGGTACTGGCCAAGCGCCGCTGGATGCATGAGCAGCGTACCCAGGCCGAACAGGACGCCGCGCCGGAGGTGCTGCCATGA
- a CDS encoding glucoamylase family protein, giving the protein MKVPRVLALAVLAAAVVGCKPQAQETPAKPKPPVILVEADVPPRPMKPELPPLFDDIERRTFQFFWDTTNEINGLSPDRYPSRPFASIASVGYALTAYPIGVENGWVSRTQAVDRTLTTLKFFRDMPMGPQRTGKGGYKGFYYHFLDMQQGHRYDSWVELSSVDTALLMMGVLFAQSYYTGDDSREKEIRAIADTLYKRVDWPWLQQRAPLISMGWFPESGFIDHDWMGYNEAMMVYILALGSPTHPVSPDAWTVWTRTYDNDWGVFQGQEYLSFGPLFGHQYTHVWIDFRDIQDAYMRERGSTYFLNSRSAALAQREYAIANPAQWKEYGENVWGLTASDGPQNTTQEFRGEQRQFRHYSSRGAGLRENFDDGTIAPTAAIASVVFAPEEVIPATLEMHKRYGDYLYSSYGFLDSFNPSFNFDIPLKTGRIVPDRGWVASDYIGIDQGPILTMIANYRNDFVWDTMKNNPHIRRGLERAGFTGGWLTPEGEDQPMALEKDEKAASARSMGIAESRAAAAQEQKNNSNSNRNQPQGK; this is encoded by the coding sequence ATGAAGGTACCCCGCGTATTGGCACTGGCAGTACTGGCGGCAGCCGTGGTCGGCTGCAAGCCGCAGGCGCAGGAAACGCCAGCCAAACCCAAGCCGCCGGTCATCCTCGTAGAGGCCGACGTTCCCCCGCGCCCGATGAAACCAGAACTGCCCCCGCTGTTCGACGATATCGAACGCCGCACGTTCCAGTTCTTCTGGGACACCACCAATGAAATCAACGGGCTCAGCCCGGACCGCTATCCTTCGCGCCCGTTCGCCAGCATCGCTTCGGTGGGCTACGCGCTGACCGCGTACCCGATCGGCGTGGAAAACGGCTGGGTCAGCCGTACCCAGGCGGTGGACCGCACGCTGACCACGCTGAAGTTCTTCCGCGACATGCCGATGGGCCCGCAGCGCACCGGCAAGGGCGGCTACAAGGGTTTCTACTACCACTTCCTGGACATGCAGCAGGGCCACCGCTATGACAGCTGGGTGGAACTGTCGAGCGTGGACACCGCATTGCTGATGATGGGCGTGCTGTTCGCCCAGTCGTACTACACCGGCGACGATTCGCGCGAAAAGGAAATCCGCGCCATCGCCGATACGCTGTACAAGCGCGTGGACTGGCCGTGGCTGCAGCAGCGCGCCCCGCTGATCTCGATGGGCTGGTTCCCCGAAAGCGGCTTCATCGACCACGACTGGATGGGCTACAACGAGGCGATGATGGTCTACATCCTCGCGCTGGGTTCGCCCACCCACCCGGTGAGCCCGGATGCGTGGACGGTGTGGACGCGCACCTACGACAACGACTGGGGCGTGTTCCAGGGCCAGGAATACCTGTCCTTCGGCCCGCTGTTCGGCCACCAGTACACCCACGTCTGGATCGACTTCCGCGACATCCAGGACGCGTACATGCGCGAGCGCGGCAGCACCTACTTCCTCAACAGCCGCTCGGCCGCGCTGGCCCAGCGCGAGTACGCCATCGCCAACCCGGCGCAGTGGAAGGAATACGGCGAAAACGTGTGGGGTTTGACCGCCAGCGACGGCCCGCAGAACACCACGCAGGAATTCCGCGGCGAGCAGCGCCAGTTCCGCCACTATTCCTCGCGCGGCGCCGGCCTGCGCGAGAACTTCGACGACGGCACCATCGCCCCGACGGCGGCGATCGCCTCGGTGGTGTTCGCGCCGGAGGAAGTGATCCCGGCCACGCTGGAAATGCACAAGCGCTACGGCGATTACCTGTATTCCAGCTACGGCTTCCTGGATTCGTTCAACCCCAGCTTCAATTTCGACATTCCGCTCAAGACCGGGCGCATCGTGCCGGACCGTGGCTGGGTGGCCAGTGATTACATCGGCATCGACCAGGGCCCGATCCTGACCATGATCGCCAACTACCGCAACGATTTCGTGTGGGACACGATGAAGAACAACCCGCACATCCGTCGCGGCCTGGAGCGCGCCGGTTTCACCGGCGGCTGGCTCACCCCGGAGGGCGAAGACCAGCCGATGGCGCTGGAGAAAGACGAGAAGGCCGCGTCGGCCCGCTCGATGGGCATCGCCGAATCCCGCGCGGCCGCCGCGCAGGAACAGAAGAACAATTCCAATTCGAACCGCAACCAGCCCCAGGGGAAGTAA
- a CDS encoding BolA family protein produces the protein MSRVEMIRAALQAAFDPELLEVEDDSHRHAGHEGARDGRGHFNVHVVSAAFEGKLPLARHRAVYNALGTLMETDIHALSIRAEAPSKKG, from the coding sequence ATGAGCCGGGTGGAGATGATCCGGGCGGCGCTGCAGGCCGCCTTCGATCCGGAGCTGCTTGAGGTGGAGGACGACAGCCACCGCCACGCCGGGCATGAGGGCGCGCGCGATGGGCGCGGGCACTTCAATGTCCACGTGGTCAGCGCGGCCTTCGAAGGCAAGCTGCCGCTTGCGCGCCATCGCGCGGTCTACAACGCCTTGGGCACCCTGATGGAGACCGATATCCACGCGTTGTCCATTCGTGCCGAAGCGCCGTCAAAAAAGGGCTGA